From Bacillus basilensis, a single genomic window includes:
- the bdhA gene encoding (R,R)-butanediol dehydrogenase, translating to MKALLWHNQRDVRVEEVPEPTVKPGAVKIKVKWCGICGTDLHEYLAGPIFIPTEEHPLTHVKAPVILGHEFSGEVVEIGEGVTSHKVGDRVVVEPIYSCGKCEACKHGHYNVCEQLVFHGLGGEGGGFSEYTVVPEDMVHHIPDEMTYEQGALVEPAAVAVHAVRQSKLKEGEAVAVFGCGPIGLLVIQAAKAAGATPVIAVELSKERQELAKLAGADYVLNPATQDVLAEIRNLTNGLGVNVSFEVTGVEVVLRQAIESTSFEGQTVIVSVWEKDATITPNNLVLKEKEVIGILGYRHIFPAVIKLISSGQIQAEKLITKKITVDQVVEEGFEALVKDKTQVKILVSPK from the coding sequence ATGAAAGCACTACTTTGGCATAATCAACGTGATGTACGAGTAGAAGAAGTACCAGAACCAACTGTAAAACCAGGAGCAGTGAAAATCAAAGTTAAATGGTGTGGTATCTGTGGGACAGACTTGCATGAATATTTAGCAGGACCTATTTTTATTCCAACAGAAGAGCATCCATTAACACATGTAAAAGCACCGGTTATTTTAGGTCATGAGTTTAGCGGTGAGGTAGTTGAAATCGGTGAAGGCGTTACATCTCATAAAGTGGGAGACCGCGTCGTTGTAGAACCAATTTATTCTTGTGGTAAATGTGAAGCTTGTAAACATGGACATTACAATGTTTGTGAACAACTTGTTTTCCACGGTCTTGGTGGAGAAGGCGGCGGTTTCTCTGAATATACAGTAGTACCAGAAGATATGGTTCACCATATTCCAGATGAAATGACGTATGAACAAGGTGCACTTGTAGAACCAGCAGCTGTAGCAGTTCATGCAGTACGTCAAAGTAAATTAAAAGAAGGGGAAGCTGTAGCGGTATTTGGTTGTGGTCCAATTGGACTTCTTGTTATCCAAGCAGCTAAAGCAGCAGGAGCAACTCCTGTTATTGCAGTTGAACTTTCTAAAGAACGTCAAGAGTTAGCAAAATTAGCAGGTGCGGATTACGTATTAAATCCAGCGACTCAAGATGTATTAGCTGAAATTCGCAACTTAACAAATGGTTTAGGTGTAAATGTGAGCTTTGAAGTAACAGGTGTTGAAGTTGTACTTCGCCAAGCAATCGAAAGCACAAGTTTCGAAGGTCAAACTGTAATTGTTAGTGTGTGGGAAAAAGATGCGACAATTACTCCAAACAACCTTGTATTAAAAGAAAAAGAAGTTATAGGTATTCTTGGATACCGTCATATTTTCCCAGCTGTTATTAAATTAATTAGCTCTGGCCAAATTCAAGCTGAGAAATTAATTACGAAAAAAATCACAGTGGATCAAGTTGTTGAAGAAGGATTTGAAGCACTTGTAAAAGATAAAACACAAGTAAAAATTCTTGTTTCACCTAAATAA
- a CDS encoding MFS transporter, with the protein MKYFIYFIVIVAFLDTFSQLPIMSTFAQSLGGSPLIIGLVVGMYSFANMIGNIIAGAAVDKFGAKKILYISMGLTSFIVLLYTVLQSGEQLLVVRFMHGFSDGFLIPAAFTFLSKQTNAARQGKAMALSGAAVGTAAIVGPAFSGIMKATAGIEWVFITISILMVLGTIVSLFFLPNNVSRKDTSRTQMMNKEDMFELLKSEPLLQAYIGAFTLMFSQGIVTYMLPVKVEALALKASTTGMMLSVFGITAILFFLLPTNRIYDRFNRSKLMLIGIAVMALALSLLGLFATKGMLFIVMMVYGIGFAILFPSINALLVENTTDDKRGKAFGLFYAFFSLGVVAGSFTVGAIGASPSVSFVIGTAFLLTFAGMIYVRSKVKKTMMG; encoded by the coding sequence TTGAAATATTTTATTTACTTTATTGTTATCGTAGCGTTTCTAGATACATTTTCACAATTACCTATTATGAGTACGTTCGCTCAAAGTCTTGGAGGATCCCCTCTTATTATTGGGCTAGTTGTCGGCATGTACTCATTCGCAAATATGATCGGTAATATTATTGCTGGCGCTGCCGTCGATAAATTTGGTGCAAAAAAAATACTTTATATAAGCATGGGGCTTACGAGTTTCATAGTCTTGTTATACACCGTTCTTCAAAGTGGTGAACAACTATTAGTTGTGCGCTTTATGCATGGCTTTAGTGATGGATTTTTAATTCCTGCTGCCTTTACGTTTTTATCAAAACAAACAAATGCAGCAAGACAAGGTAAGGCAATGGCTCTATCTGGTGCTGCTGTTGGAACAGCGGCAATTGTAGGACCTGCTTTCAGCGGGATTATGAAAGCAACTGCTGGTATAGAGTGGGTGTTCATTACCATTTCTATTTTAATGGTTCTTGGTACAATCGTATCTCTCTTCTTCTTACCAAATAACGTATCAAGAAAAGATACTTCAAGAACACAAATGATGAACAAAGAAGATATGTTTGAACTATTAAAATCAGAACCGTTATTACAGGCATATATTGGTGCTTTCACACTAATGTTTTCACAAGGAATTGTCACTTATATGTTACCAGTGAAAGTTGAGGCATTAGCACTTAAAGCATCTACAACAGGCATGATGTTAAGTGTATTCGGCATTACCGCTATCCTCTTCTTCTTACTGCCAACAAATCGTATTTACGATCGATTTAATCGTTCAAAACTAATGCTAATTGGTATTGCAGTAATGGCATTAGCATTATCTTTACTTGGATTATTCGCAACAAAAGGTATGCTCTTTATCGTTATGATGGTTTATGGCATTGGATTCGCTATCCTTTTCCCATCAATAAATGCATTACTTGTTGAAAATACGACAGATGATAAGCGTGGAAAAGCATTCGGATTGTTTTATGCTTTCTTCTCATTAGGCGTTGTTGCTGGATCCTTTACAGTCGGAGCAATCGGGGCATCACCTAGCGTCAGCTTCGTTATTGGAACTGCATTCTTATTAACATTTGCCGGAATGATTTACGTAAGAAGCAAAGTAAAAAAGACAATGATGGGTTAA
- the rbsC gene encoding ribose ABC transporter permease (functions to transport ribose at high affinity; forms a complex with RbsA2C2B), whose product MAKKGNVLQQLGSLIGLVLIIVVITALNPAFIEIPNLFNILRQVSINALIAFGMTFVILTGGIDLSVGSILALSSALVAGMMASGMDPFLAMAVGLLAGLVMGIVNGIIIAKGKVAPFIATLATMTIFRGLTLVYMDGRPITGLGDHLMFQMFGRGYFLGIPVPAVTMMIAFAVLYFILKKTTFGRRTFAIGGNEEAAALSGINVTRIKVMIYGLSGILAALAGIVLTSRLDSAQPTAGTSYELDAIAAVVLGGTSLSGGRGWIVGTFIGVLIIGVLNNGLNLLGVSSFFQQVVKGLVILLAVLIDRRKEA is encoded by the coding sequence ATGGCTAAGAAGGGGAATGTATTACAACAACTTGGGTCTTTAATTGGACTAGTATTAATTATTGTAGTAATTACAGCTTTAAATCCAGCATTTATTGAAATTCCAAATTTATTTAATATACTGCGTCAAGTATCGATTAATGCGCTTATTGCATTCGGAATGACCTTTGTAATTTTAACAGGGGGTATTGACTTATCGGTAGGTTCTATTTTAGCATTATCAAGTGCACTTGTTGCTGGAATGATGGCAAGTGGCATGGACCCGTTTCTTGCAATGGCAGTTGGATTATTGGCTGGTCTTGTAATGGGAATTGTAAACGGTATCATCATAGCGAAGGGAAAAGTAGCTCCATTTATTGCGACTTTAGCAACAATGACTATTTTTCGTGGGTTGACGCTTGTTTATATGGACGGACGTCCGATCACTGGTCTTGGTGATCATTTAATGTTCCAAATGTTTGGCCGCGGTTATTTTCTCGGTATTCCGGTACCAGCTGTTACAATGATGATTGCTTTCGCAGTACTGTACTTCATTTTGAAGAAAACGACATTTGGTCGCCGTACATTTGCAATTGGTGGAAATGAAGAAGCAGCAGCATTATCAGGTATTAATGTTACGAGAATTAAAGTAATGATTTACGGTCTTTCCGGAATTTTGGCAGCGCTTGCAGGTATTGTCTTAACATCACGACTAGATTCTGCACAGCCAACTGCAGGTACTTCTTACGAATTAGATGCAATCGCAGCAGTTGTATTAGGTGGAACAAGTCTTTCTGGAGGAAGAGGATGGATTGTTGGCACATTCATCGGTGTGCTTATTATCGGTGTACTAAATAACGGTTTAAATTTATTAGGCGTATCTTCTTTCTTCCAACAAGTTGTAAAAGGACTTGTAATCTTACTAGCTGTATTAATTGATCGTCGAAAAGAAGCGTAA
- a CDS encoding IS3 family transposase (programmed frameshift) codes for MAKFTADEKIQIVLRYLNGNESYREMGRSIGISDTIILNWVNQYKQNGVEAFLKRCTNYTQQFKLDVLNFMIENGMSLFETAAIFNIPAPSTISVWKKQFETQGIDALQSKKKGRLSMKKDSNKQLKQALAEGSVEALEARIQQLEMENEYFKKVECLSSKQGKITKQDKAQVVYELRHKYSVKALVELATIPRSTYYDLVKKMNRPDVDADLKAEIKAIYEENEGRYGYRRIRDELTNRGQKVNHKKVQRIMKELGLKCVVRMKKYKSYKGKVGRIAPNFLERNFHTDAPNQKWVTDITEFKLFGEKLYVSPVLDLYNGEIITYTIGSRPTYSLVSEMLEKALERLPETHQLLMHSDQGWHYQMRQYVCTLESRAIVQSMSRKGNCYDNAVIENFFGIMKSEFLYIKEFESVEHFKRELEKYIDYYNTKRIKAKLKMSPVQYRTHFYQAA; via the exons ATGGCTAAATTTACTGCTGATGAAAAAATACAAATCGTTCTACGTTATTTGAACGGAAATGAAAGTTATCGAGAAATGGGTAGATCGATCGGTATAAGTGACACAATCATTTTGAATTGGGTAAACCAATATAAACAGAATGGTGTGGAAGCTTTTCTAAAACGATGTACAAATTACACACAACAATTTAAACTAGACGTACTAAACTTTATGATTGAAAACGGTATGTCCTTATTTGAGACGGCAGCTATCTTTAACATTCCTGCCCCTTCAACGATTTCTGTTTGGAAAAAACAGTTCGAAACACAAGGAATTGATGCCCTTCAATCTAAGAAAAAGGGGCGTCTATCCATGAAAAAAGATTCAAATAAACAATTAAAACAAGCTTTAGCTGAAGGGTCAGTCGAAGCACTTGAAGCACGTATTCAACAGCTTGAGATGGAAAATGAGTACT TTAAAAAAGTTGAATGCCTTAGTTCAAAACAAGGAAAAATCACGAAACAAGACAAAGCGCAAGTAGTCTATGAATTAAGGCATAAATATTCGGTGAAGGCACTCGTGGAGCTAGCTACTATTCCTCGAAGCACGTATTATGATTTAGTAAAGAAAATGAATCGTCCAGATGTAGATGCCGATTTGAAAGCGGAGATTAAAGCGATTTATGAGGAAAATGAAGGTCGTTATGGTTACCGTCGCATTCGTGATGAATTAACGAATCGTGGTCAGAAAGTGAATCACAAGAAGGTTCAGCGCATTATGAAAGAGCTTGGATTAAAGTGTGTTGTGCGTATGAAAAAATATAAGTCTTATAAAGGAAAAGTTGGTAGAATTGCACCTAATTTTTTAGAGCGTAATTTTCATACAGATGCACCGAATCAAAAATGGGTAACAGACATCACAGAGTTTAAATTATTTGGAGAAAAACTGTATGTATCACCTGTATTAGATTTGTATAATGGTGAAATTATTACCTATACAATTGGTTCTAGACCGACGTATTCACTTGTTTCAGAGATGTTAGAGAAAGCATTGGAACGTTTACCTGAAACCCACCAGCTACTGATGCATTCAGATCAAGGATGGCATTATCAAATGAGACAGTACGTCTGTACACTTGAATCAAGAGCTATCGTCCAGAGTATGTCTCGAAAAGGCAACTGTTACGACAACGCAGTAATAGAGAATTTCTTTGGGATTATGAAGTCGGAGTTCCTCTACATAAAAGAGTTTGAAAGTGTAGAGCATTTTAAAAGAGAATTAGAAAAATATATAGATTATTATAATACGAAACGGATTAAGGCAAAATTAAAAATGAGCCCGGTACAATACCGGACTCACTTTTATCAAGCTGCCTAA
- the rbsB gene encoding ribose ABC transporter substrate-binding protein RbsB: MKKWLLILVACIMVITAGCSMEPPEWAKDSSDKGRNKTIKVGFSVSTLNNPFFVTLKKGAEKKAKESGIELIAVDAQNDAAKQTNDVEDLIQKGVDVVVINPTDSDAVASAVSAANAANVPVITVDRVANSGKVVSHIASNNIEGGQMASDYIRELVGEGANVAELEGIPGSSAARERGKGFHNVADKSLKVVAKQAADFDRAKGLSVMENILQANGDIKAVFAHNDEMALGALEALKSAGKTDVVVVGFDATEDAVKAVKDGRMAATVAQKPELIGEKAMQTAKEITQGKKVDKSIPIELELIKKNK, translated from the coding sequence ATGAAGAAATGGTTACTTATACTCGTTGCATGTATTATGGTCATTACTGCTGGTTGTTCGATGGAACCACCAGAATGGGCAAAGGATTCTAGCGATAAAGGTCGAAATAAAACTATTAAAGTTGGATTCTCTGTTTCAACTTTAAACAATCCATTTTTTGTGACTTTGAAAAAAGGAGCAGAAAAGAAAGCGAAAGAAAGCGGCATTGAATTGATTGCTGTTGATGCACAAAATGATGCAGCAAAGCAAACGAATGATGTTGAAGATTTAATTCAAAAAGGTGTCGATGTAGTTGTTATTAATCCAACCGATTCAGATGCTGTTGCCTCAGCAGTAAGTGCGGCAAATGCAGCGAATGTCCCTGTTATTACAGTAGACCGCGTTGCAAATTCAGGTAAAGTTGTTTCTCACATTGCCTCTAATAACATTGAAGGTGGTCAAATGGCTAGTGATTACATTCGTGAATTAGTCGGCGAGGGAGCAAACGTTGCTGAATTAGAAGGAATCCCTGGCTCTTCTGCTGCTCGTGAGCGCGGGAAAGGATTCCATAACGTAGCTGATAAGTCTTTAAAAGTAGTTGCCAAACAAGCAGCTGATTTTGATAGAGCAAAAGGATTATCTGTTATGGAAAACATTTTGCAAGCAAATGGTGATATTAAAGCGGTGTTTGCGCATAACGATGAGATGGCATTAGGGGCACTTGAAGCATTGAAGTCTGCTGGAAAAACGGATGTAGTCGTTGTTGGGTTTGATGCAACAGAAGATGCTGTAAAAGCGGTTAAAGATGGGCGTATGGCTGCAACAGTTGCTCAAAAACCGGAATTAATCGGGGAGAAGGCGATGCAAACAGCAAAAGAAATCACACAAGGTAAAAAAGTGGACAAATCTATTCCGATTGAATTAGAGCTTATTAAGAAAAACAAATAA
- the fsa gene encoding fructose-6-phosphate aldolase, translating to MKFFIDTANINEIKEANALGVVAGVTTNPSLVAKEGVDFHERIREICSFIEGPVSAEVISLEADKMIEEGKELAKIAPNVVVKVPMTTEGLKAVKAFSDLGIRTNVTLVFSAVQALLAARAGATYVSPFLGRLDDIGHNGMDLIRQIAEIFAIHGIETEIIAASVRHSVHVTDAALNGAHIATIPANVIASLVKHPLTDQGIEKFLADWEKTQEK from the coding sequence ATGAAATTCTTTATTGATACAGCAAACATTAACGAAATTAAAGAGGCAAATGCATTAGGCGTAGTAGCTGGAGTAACGACAAACCCATCACTTGTAGCAAAAGAAGGCGTAGATTTCCATGAGCGTATTCGTGAAATTTGCAGCTTTATAGAAGGACCTGTAAGCGCAGAAGTAATTAGCTTAGAAGCTGATAAAATGATTGAAGAAGGAAAAGAATTAGCGAAGATTGCTCCAAACGTTGTTGTAAAAGTACCAATGACAACAGAAGGTTTAAAAGCAGTAAAAGCATTCTCTGATTTAGGGATTCGTACAAACGTTACATTAGTATTCTCAGCAGTTCAAGCATTACTTGCAGCTCGTGCTGGTGCAACATATGTATCACCATTCTTAGGTCGCTTAGATGATATCGGTCATAACGGTATGGACTTAATCCGCCAAATCGCAGAAATCTTTGCAATTCACGGAATCGAAACAGAAATCATCGCAGCATCTGTACGTCACAGCGTTCACGTAACTGATGCAGCATTAAATGGTGCACATATTGCAACAATCCCAGCAAACGTAATTGCTTCATTAGTGAAGCACCCATTAACAGATCAAGGAATTGAGAAATTCTTAGCTGATTGGGAAAAAACACAAGAGAAATAA
- the inhA2 gene encoding M6 family metalloprotease immune inhibitor InhA2 has protein sequence MRRKAPFKVLSSLAIAAIIGCTSVMSAPLAYAETPAKEKDNVSTTPIDYNLIQEDRLAEALKERGTINPASSKEETKKAVEKYIEKKQGDQANKEILPADTAKEASDFVKKVKEKKMEEKEKVKKPERNVSPEQKPEPNKKQLNGQVPTSKAKQAPYKGPVRNDKVLVLLVEFSDYKHNNIDQTPGYMYSNDFSREHYQKMLFGNEPYTLFDGSKVKTFKQYYEEQSGGSYTTDGYVTEWLTVPGKASDYGADGSSGHDNKGPKGARDLVKEALHAAAEKGLDLSQFDQFDRYDTNSDGNQNEPDGVIDHLMVIHAGVGQEAGGGKLGDDAIWSHRSKLAIDPVAIEGTKSEVDYFGGKVAAHDYTIEPEDGAVGVFAHEFGHDLGLPDEYDTKYTGTGSPVEAWSLMSGGSWTGKIAGTEPTSFSPQNKDFLQKNMGGNWAKILEVDYDKIKRGVGVPTYIDQSVTKSNRPGVVRVNLPGKSVETIKPEFGKHAYYSTRGDDMHTTLETPFLDLTKGTNAKFDYKANYELEAECDFVEVHAVTEDGTKTLIDRLGEKVVQGDKDTTDGKWIDKSYDLSQFKGKKVKLQFDYITDPAVTYKGFAMDNVNVTVDGQVVFSDDTEGTSKMQLNGFVVSDGTEKKAHYYYLEWRNYAGSDNGLKAGKGPVYNTGLVVWYADDSFKDNWVGVHPGEGFLGVVDSHPEAFVGNLNGKPAYGNTGMQIADAAFSFDQTPAWSVNSLTRGQFNYSGLQGVTTFDDSKVYSNKQIADAGRKVPNLGLKFQVVGQAEDKSAGAVWIKR, from the coding sequence ATGAGAAGAAAAGCGCCATTTAAAGTGTTATCGTCATTAGCAATTGCGGCAATTATCGGATGCACATCTGTAATGAGTGCTCCATTAGCATACGCAGAAACGCCAGCAAAAGAGAAAGACAATGTATCTACAACACCAATTGATTACAATTTAATTCAAGAAGATCGTTTAGCGGAAGCGTTGAAAGAAAGAGGAACAATCAATCCAGCATCGTCTAAAGAAGAAACGAAAAAAGCCGTAGAAAAGTACATTGAAAAGAAACAAGGGGATCAGGCAAATAAAGAAATTCTTCCAGCTGATACTGCTAAAGAGGCATCTGATTTCGTGAAAAAAGTAAAAGAGAAAAAAATGGAAGAAAAGGAAAAAGTAAAGAAACCTGAAAGAAATGTTAGTCCTGAGCAAAAGCCAGAACCAAATAAAAAGCAATTGAATGGACAAGTCCCAACTTCTAAAGCGAAGCAAGCACCGTATAAGGGACCTGTTCGAAATGATAAAGTATTAGTATTACTCGTTGAATTTAGTGATTATAAACATAATAATATTGATCAAACGCCAGGGTATATGTATTCGAATGACTTTAGTAGAGAGCATTATCAAAAAATGTTATTTGGTAATGAGCCGTACACATTATTTGATGGTTCAAAAGTAAAAACGTTTAAACAATATTATGAAGAGCAGTCTGGCGGTAGTTATACGACTGATGGATATGTAACAGAATGGCTAACAGTCCCAGGAAAAGCGTCTGACTACGGTGCTGATGGTAGCAGTGGTCATGATAACAAAGGTCCAAAAGGCGCACGTGATTTAGTGAAAGAAGCTTTACATGCAGCTGCTGAGAAAGGTTTGGATTTATCTCAATTTGATCAGTTTGATAGATATGATACAAATAGTGATGGAAATCAAAATGAACCTGACGGTGTAATTGATCATTTAATGGTAATCCATGCTGGTGTTGGTCAAGAAGCTGGTGGCGGTAAATTAGGTGATGATGCAATTTGGTCACATCGTTCAAAATTAGCAATAGATCCAGTAGCGATTGAAGGCACAAAATCAGAGGTAGATTACTTTGGTGGAAAAGTAGCAGCACATGATTACACAATTGAACCAGAAGATGGAGCAGTAGGTGTATTTGCGCATGAATTTGGACATGACCTTGGCTTACCAGATGAATATGACACGAAATATACTGGAACTGGTTCACCTGTCGAAGCTTGGTCACTAATGAGTGGAGGTAGTTGGACAGGGAAAATTGCAGGAACAGAGCCAACTAGTTTCTCACCACAAAATAAAGATTTCTTACAAAAGAATATGGGTGGCAACTGGGCAAAAATTTTAGAAGTAGATTACGATAAAATTAAGCGCGGTGTAGGAGTTCCTACATATATTGATCAAAGTGTTACGAAATCTAATCGTCCAGGCGTTGTACGTGTTAACTTACCAGGTAAAAGTGTTGAAACGATTAAACCAGAGTTTGGAAAGCATGCATATTATAGTACGAGAGGCGATGATATGCATACAACATTAGAAACACCGTTCTTGGATTTAACGAAAGGAACAAATGCAAAATTCGATTATAAAGCAAATTATGAGTTAGAAGCAGAGTGCGATTTTGTTGAAGTGCATGCAGTAACAGAAGATGGAACGAAAACATTAATTGATAGACTTGGAGAAAAAGTAGTCCAAGGAGATAAAGATACAACAGACGGAAAATGGATTGATAAATCATATGATTTAAGTCAATTTAAAGGAAAAAAAGTGAAACTGCAATTCGATTATATTACAGATCCAGCTGTAACATATAAAGGTTTCGCGATGGATAATGTAAATGTAACTGTTGATGGACAAGTAGTATTTTCTGATGACACAGAAGGAACATCTAAAATGCAGTTAAATGGATTCGTTGTTTCTGATGGGACAGAGAAAAAAGCTCATTATTACTACTTAGAGTGGAGAAACTATGCGGGATCAGATAATGGATTAAAAGCAGGAAAAGGTCCAGTGTATAATACAGGTCTTGTCGTTTGGTATGCAGATGATAGCTTTAAAGATAACTGGGTTGGGGTGCATCCAGGTGAAGGCTTCCTTGGGGTTGTAGACTCTCATCCAGAAGCGTTTGTTGGTAATTTAAATGGGAAACCAGCGTACGGTAATACAGGTATGCAAATTGCGGATGCTGCATTTTCGTTTGATCAAACACCAGCATGGAGTGTAAATTCATTAACACGTGGACAGTTTAACTATTCTGGATTACAAGGTGTTACAACTTTTGATGATTCAAAAGTATATAGTAACAAACAAATTGCAGACGCAGGAAGAAAAGTTCCGAACCTCGGACTTAAATTCCAAGTTGTTGGACAAGCAGAGGATAAATCAGCAGGCGCTGTTTGGATTAAACGTTAA
- a CDS encoding potassium channel family protein has protein sequence MLSFMLTLKRMLKACLRAWKDKEFQVLFVLTILTLISGTIFYSTVEGLRPLDALYFSVVTLTTVGDGQFSPQTDFGKIFTILYIFIGIGLVFGFIHKLAVNVQLPSILSKRKKE, from the coding sequence ATGCTTTCATTTATGTTGACATTGAAACGGATGCTAAAAGCTTGTTTACGAGCGTGGAAAGATAAAGAATTTCAAGTATTATTCGTATTAACAATTTTGACATTAATATCTGGTACAATCTTTTATAGTACAGTGGAGGGGTTACGTCCTCTTGATGCTTTATATTTTAGCGTTGTGACGCTGACTACTGTCGGTGATGGGCAATTTAGTCCTCAAACTGACTTCGGAAAGATATTTACGATATTATACATATTTATAGGGATCGGATTAGTGTTTGGATTTATACATAAGTTGGCAGTTAACGTACAACTGCCAAGTATACTATCGAAGAGAAAAAAAGAGTAA